From Callithrix jacchus isolate 240 chromosome 15, calJac240_pri, whole genome shotgun sequence, one genomic window encodes:
- the LOC144579565 gene encoding uncharacterized protein LOC144579565 gives MGDPPGLAREIKIDPHPDTPASPQARDPSGTCLRETSPPSWLGAGTGTGRVQQLWADPREFLAGRFPLVLACPLPMLALAAGRLDLFWLAPGSTPSCQRLAPSSPPFLGSAPPPLTHAAYFPSLCTLPWDRESYRLKTLSHCGKQGTTPKTLLLLFNISGQKSA, from the coding sequence ATGGGAGACCCACCAGGGCTGGCACGAGAGATAAAAATTGACCCACACCCCGACACACCTGCGTCCCCTCAAGCACGCGATCCGTCCGGTACCTGCCTTCGGGAAACTTCTCCCCCAAGCTGGCTGGGAGCTGGGACAGGGACGGGCAGGGTTCAGCAGCTCTGGGCGGATCCAAGGGAGTTTCTTGCCGGCCGCTTCCCGCTGGTCCTCGCCTGTCCCCTCCCGATGCTGGCGCTGGCCGCGGGAAGGCTGGACCTGTTCTGGCTTGCACCGGGCTCCACGCCCTCCTGCCAGAGGCtggctccctcctctcctcccttcctcggTTCTGCGCCGCCACCCCTCACCCACGCCGCTTATTTTCCCTCCCTTTGCACACTCCCATGGGACAGGGAGAGTTACAGGCTTAAGACTTTATCTCATTGTGGAAAGCAAGGGACCACGCCAAAAACTTTGCTCCTGCTTTTCAACATCTCTGGTCAAAAGAG